The nucleotide window TTTCACGGAAGCGGGGCAATTGATACTTGAGCAAGGCAGAGTAATTCTTGGTGCGACAGAGAGATTGGTAAACGAGGCGAGCATTCTAGCCAATGGTTGGGAGCTTGATTTGACCATCGCCTTCGATGGCATCATCCCAATTGCCAACTTCTTTCCACTTGTTGATGAACTAGGCAAAATTAGTAAGACACGTGTTCGTTTACAAGAAGAGATCCTAGCTGGTTGTTGGGAATCTCTCACAGATGGTCGTGCCGATTTATTGGTATGCCCTAAGCTCGATACAATTCCAAACGATATTAAAAGTGACGTGATTGGTAAAATAGAAATGGTATGGGTCGCGGCGGCAAACCACTATGTTCATAAACGTTCTGGTGAATTCGATCAGAAAGCGAGAGAAAGTTACAGGGTGATCGCAATTGCGGATACTGCCCGTGACCAACCTGCATTAAGTATCAATATTCTAGAGAAACAACCGCGCTTAACGGTAACGAGCTTCCCCGCAAAAGTAGAAGCTCTAACGACGGGGTTAGGGATTGGCACTTTGCCGAGTGTTATCGCTAAACCACTGATCGAATCTGGCGTTCTACAGCAGATTTCGGGAACAGAACCGCAACCTATCGATATAGTGATGGCTTGGCGACGCAACAAAATGGGCGACGCCAAATCTTGGTGCATTCAACACCTTAAAAAGACATGGTCACTCAAATAGCGGCAGAACCATATCTGCCGTGCCATCTTCAAAACTTATGTCTAGCTTAAAACCGAGCTTTTGAGCTAGTGTCAGCATCCCTCTATTGGTTGGCATTGTCATTCCCGACATCTGATTGGTCTGCTTCGCCCGGCAATAGTCGATAACCTTAGTCAATAGAATACGACCTAATCCGACACCTTTTAGATCAGAGCGTATCAGTATCGCAAACTCTGCATCTGTGTTTTCTGGGTTAATCAGTGCACGAGACACACCGATGATCGCTGGAACGCCTTGTTCCTCGCGAACGACCACAAAAGCAATTTCTCTATCGAAATCAATCTGAGTGAAATTCGCCAACGCCTCATGATTGAATTCACCTACATCACTAAAGAAACGCTTATAGAGATCTTCCTTAGATACAAGATTAATGAAGTCTGCATGAAGCGGTTCATCTTCGGGTAGAATAGGGCGTAACAGCACTTCGGTTCCGTCTTTTAGCTGGATACGTTCTTCAAGCTCTACGGGGTAAGGGCGAATCGCCAACCTTTCTTGCGGATCCCCTTCGTAAGCTTTCAATATGATATCGGCATCTAATATTGTGAACTTGTCTCCGTTGGCCAGTACTGGATGGATATCTAGGTCATGTATTTCAGGGCAATCGACGACCATCTGTGATATACGAACCAATAGTTCAGAAAGACCTTCTATATCAATAGGATTAGGGAGCTTTTGTAGGCGAATCTTGCCACTTTTTATCGCTCGAATAATCAAGTAACGCGCCAGTGTCATGTTGAGCGGTGGGAAAGCAGCGGCAGCATCTATCGATTCATCCCACTCCGAACCACCTTGTCCAAGTAAAATGATGGGGCCAAAGGTTTCATCCGTTGTGACCTTAACTCGCAGTTCTTGGCCGCCTGCAAGCTTGGCCATACCTTGAATCAACAAGCCATGGATATGAGCAGTAGGGAACGACAATTGAGATCGATCGAGAATTGCTTGAGCGGCATTCGCGACTTCACTACTGTTTCGTAAATTAAGCATCACACCTTGAACGTCCGACTTATGCGCAATGTCTGGCGAGCGAAGTTTTACAGCGACCGGGTAACCGATCGTTTCAGCAATGTGCACCGCTTCACTTGGGTCGGAAGCAATCCAAGTTGGCAACACATCAAGATTGAAGTGCTTGAAAAACTGACTGTTTTGATGGGTATCAAGACTAACTGTATCTTTATCCAGTAGTTGGCGCTCTATCCAATTTTTGGCATCTGCCAAGTCTTCAATGTGCACTTTTTCTGCCGTGGTCGGCGTTTCCATTAACTGACGTTGGTTGCGTCTGTACTCGACCAAGTGCATGAATGCGACCACTGAACTTTCAGGCGTTCGATAGGTTGGGAAACCCGCTTCGGTAAACAGCTTTCTCGCTGGCCTTGCGGTTAACTCACCAGACCAATTCGTTAAGATATTAAAGCGCTTGTGGCGAGGATGCTTTTTAATCGCCTCAATAATTCGCTCTGCTGTTTTGGCTGAATGTGCGACCGCAGAAGGGCTGTGCATGATAAGAATGGCATCCGCTTCATCACCATCGAGCAAGATGTTTATGGTGTCGATATAGCGTTGATCGCCGGCATCGCCAACAATGTCGATAGGATTGCTATGAGACCAACTCGATGGCAAAACCTTACTGAGTTTATCGAGCGTATCTTCAGATAATTCTGCGAGCTTACCGCCGCGGTCAAATAGGGTGTCCACGGCCATAATTGCAGGGCCACCACCATTGGTAACAATAGCCAAGCGCTCGCCACGCAAGGGCACTGAATGAGTCAGTGTCTCTACCGCAGCAAACAGTTCATGTAAGTTCTTAACTCGTAACATGCCGCTGCGTCGGATCGCAGAGTCATAGATAATGTCTAATGTGTCGGCACCGCCAGTGTGTGCCATTGCAGCAGCTCTGCCTTTCGCGGTTCGTCCGCCTTTCAACACCAAAATTCGTCGATTGCGCGATGCCGCACGCGCTGCTGAAATAAAGCGCCTCGCATCAGTAATGCTGTCTACATAAAGCAATATCGCTTCGGTGTGAGAGTCGGTGCTAAGATAATCCAATAACTCCGAGAATTCGATATCGCTACCATTGCCTATAGAGATAAACGCAGAGAAACCGATCTCCTTGTCATTAGCCCAATCGAGAATCGTGGTACACACAGCTGCCGACTGAGAAACAAAGGCGATCTTACCGGGTAATGCTGTCACTGGAGAGAATGAGGCGTTCAAATTTAACCAAGGGACAATTACCCCCAAACTATTTGAACCCAACACTCGAATGTTGTGCTTTTTGGCAATCGCTAGGCATCGTTCATCATACGTCTCACCATTATCGCTTTCTTGCTGCATGTCGGAAGAAAGCACAATCACAGAGGCTATACCTTTCTCAGCCAGCTCTTCGAAAATGGTTACATTGCGTGTCGCATTGGTACACAAGATTGCGAGATCAGGAACGATAGGTAACGACAAAATGTTCTTGTAAGAGAGTACGCCTGCCACCGAATCATATTTCGGCGTAACCGGCATCACCGCACCTTTAAAATCCCCATGCAACAAATTGTTCATAACAATATATCCTGCGCGCGTTTCTCGTTGAGAAGCACCAACAACAGCGATTGAACGGGGTTTAAGTAGAGGATCAAGATGATTCATAGACATATCCTAGCAATGCACGTAAGTTCATCGTAACTTACTTTTCGCTTGCGGGTTGATGGCAAACTCACCGAATTCAGATGAATAAGCAAACACTGCATAAAGTTTGTGAAATAGGTCACCCGCTAATAGTGTATAATCTCAAAGTTAACTTGATTCTAAACCGTCGTATCGGCATGATTTATAGTAATTATTATTAAGGATATTGAGCTTTCCATGAAAAAATTTGCGATTGTGACTTTGCCACTGCTCTTGGCTGCATGTGTATCTGACGACTACGTTACCAATGTCACTTCAGATAGTTATCAAGAAGAGTACAAAACGGCCAAAGTTGAAGCTCCAGTTGTATCTCAATCTGAGCAAACAAGCGTTGTTGAAGAAAATGTTGTTAACGTTGTTAAGACAGAGTCTGTTGAACAAAAAGTGACTCAAACAACGAGAACTAAGCCAGTTGCGACAGTGACAGGCCCAACTCAGAAACAACAAGACATGAACCAGCGATTTGGTTACACGGTTCAAGTTGTTGCAGTGGGCAGCCAAAGTAAAGTCGATTCTTTCGTGAAAATGCTACCTACGACTTCTCAACCAGTTTGGGAAAACTACAAAATGGTTAATGGCACTAAGTGGTTCACCGTACTTTACGGAGACTACGCAACGCGCTTAGAAGCTAAAAAAGCAATCTCTACGCTGCCAACCACTTTCCAAAACTTGAAGCCGTTCGTTAAGAGTATTGATGACATCAAGAACTCGGAATACCCAACGCTTAACAAGTTAAACTAAGTTTTAATTCAGTAAGAGGGAGCAAATGCTCCTTCTTTTGTTTTAAAACTCGCTATTTTGTTTAATAGTTAATCGCTTGATCTTTCGAACGCAATTTTGACAATCAAAACGCTGTACCTATCTCGACTTTTGTTTATCATTGAAGTCAGTATTCCTAGTTTCAAGGACCGAATTTACCCATGAACACCACAAACATCCTTCTACTTTGCGGCGGTGGATCTTCAGAACATGAAGTGTCTTTAGTTTCAGCCAATTACCTTTTTGAACAACTCAATAGCGTTGCAGATTTCAACGTTGTAAGAGTTGAAATTAAAAACGAAGGCTGGTGTCTTGATTCAGGTGAATTGGTTTATCTTGATATAAACGATCAAACCTTACGTGGTGACAATTTAACATCTAAAGTCGATTTCATTGTTCCTTGTATCCACGGTTTCCCGGGTGAAACTGGTGACATTCAATCATTGTTTGAAATGGCAAAGATTCCGTACCTAGGTTGTGGTTCAGAAGCAAGTAATAACAGCTTTAATAAAATCACGTCAAAGCTTTGGTACGATGCGCTTGGTATTCCAAATACGCCTTATCTGTTCTTATCAAACAATAATGACCAATCTCACTTGCAAGCAACTCAAGCATTTGAAAAATGGGGTAAAGTGTTCGTGAAAGCTGCTCGCCAAGGCTCTTCTGTAGGTTGTTACCAAGTTAACCAAGTAGAAGATTTAAGTGAGGCTATCAACAAGGCGTTCACTTTCTCGGACCAAGTATTGGTTGAGAAATCAGTAGTTCCTAGAGAGCTAGAAGTTGCTGCTTATGAAATCGATGGCGAGCTACATATCAGCAAGCCGGGTGAGGTGATTGCACCGAATGGCGCATTTTACTCTTACGAAGAGAAGTACAGTGCAGACAGTCATTCAATCACTGAAGTTGAAGCAAATAATCTAACTGACGAACAACGCGAGTTGATCGCAGATAGTGCTCGTAAAGTTTTTACACAAATGAAGCTCCGCCACTTATCTCGTATCGATTTCTTCTTAACACAAGACAACAAGATCTACCTAAACGAAGTAAACACCTTCCCAGGTATGACGCCAATTTCTATGTTCCCTAAAATGGTGGAACATGATGGCCCTAAGTTCAGCCAGTTCTTAGAGAACTGCGTGAGAACGAGCCTTTCTTAGGTCTCTAACTCGTTTTCGTTCACTTAGAGCTGAACCAACAAGTGCCTCGAGCTTTCGCCAAGGCACTTGTTGTTTTTAAAGCCAGCTGTTTTTAAAAATCTATCGTTTGAGCCGCAACTTATATCCAAATAACAATATCCAAGTAATCTACAAAGCGTTTATTGCCAAGGTATTAGCGCCTTAAACTTCAGCTTCTCACTCTCAGCCGTTCCAG belongs to Vibrio cyclitrophicus and includes:
- a CDS encoding D-alanine--D-alanine ligase, with the translated sequence MNTTNILLLCGGGSSEHEVSLVSANYLFEQLNSVADFNVVRVEIKNEGWCLDSGELVYLDINDQTLRGDNLTSKVDFIVPCIHGFPGETGDIQSLFEMAKIPYLGCGSEASNNSFNKITSKLWYDALGIPNTPYLFLSNNNDQSHLQATQAFEKWGKVFVKAARQGSSVGCYQVNQVEDLSEAINKAFTFSDQVLVEKSVVPRELEVAAYEIDGELHISKPGEVIAPNGAFYSYEEKYSADSHSITEVEANNLTDEQRELIADSARKVFTQMKLRHLSRIDFFLTQDNKIYLNEVNTFPGMTPISMFPKMVEHDGPKFSQFLENCVRTSLS
- a CDS encoding LysR family transcriptional regulator; its protein translation is MHSPITLEALHILDAIDRRGSFAAAANEMDRAPSSLSYQIQKLEQDLDIMIFDRSGHRANFTEAGQLILEQGRVILGATERLVNEASILANGWELDLTIAFDGIIPIANFFPLVDELGKISKTRVRLQEEILAGCWESLTDGRADLLVCPKLDTIPNDIKSDVIGKIEMVWVAAANHYVHKRSGEFDQKARESYRVIAIADTARDQPALSINILEKQPRLTVTSFPAKVEALTTGLGIGTLPSVIAKPLIESGVLQQISGTEPQPIDIVMAWRRNKMGDAKSWCIQHLKKTWSLK
- a CDS encoding SPOR domain-containing protein, whose translation is MKKFAIVTLPLLLAACVSDDYVTNVTSDSYQEEYKTAKVEAPVVSQSEQTSVVEENVVNVVKTESVEQKVTQTTRTKPVATVTGPTQKQQDMNQRFGYTVQVVAVGSQSKVDSFVKMLPTTSQPVWENYKMVNGTKWFTVLYGDYATRLEAKKAISTLPTTFQNLKPFVKSIDDIKNSEYPTLNKLN
- a CDS encoding bifunctional acetate--CoA ligase family protein/GNAT family N-acetyltransferase encodes the protein MNHLDPLLKPRSIAVVGASQRETRAGYIVMNNLLHGDFKGAVMPVTPKYDSVAGVLSYKNILSLPIVPDLAILCTNATRNVTIFEELAEKGIASVIVLSSDMQQESDNGETYDERCLAIAKKHNIRVLGSNSLGVIVPWLNLNASFSPVTALPGKIAFVSQSAAVCTTILDWANDKEIGFSAFISIGNGSDIEFSELLDYLSTDSHTEAILLYVDSITDARRFISAARAASRNRRILVLKGGRTAKGRAAAMAHTGGADTLDIIYDSAIRRSGMLRVKNLHELFAAVETLTHSVPLRGERLAIVTNGGGPAIMAVDTLFDRGGKLAELSEDTLDKLSKVLPSSWSHSNPIDIVGDAGDQRYIDTINILLDGDEADAILIMHSPSAVAHSAKTAERIIEAIKKHPRHKRFNILTNWSGELTARPARKLFTEAGFPTYRTPESSVVAFMHLVEYRRNQRQLMETPTTAEKVHIEDLADAKNWIERQLLDKDTVSLDTHQNSQFFKHFNLDVLPTWIASDPSEAVHIAETIGYPVAVKLRSPDIAHKSDVQGVMLNLRNSSEVANAAQAILDRSQLSFPTAHIHGLLIQGMAKLAGGQELRVKVTTDETFGPIILLGQGGSEWDESIDAAAAFPPLNMTLARYLIIRAIKSGKIRLQKLPNPIDIEGLSELLVRISQMVVDCPEIHDLDIHPVLANGDKFTILDADIILKAYEGDPQERLAIRPYPVELEERIQLKDGTEVLLRPILPEDEPLHADFINLVSKEDLYKRFFSDVGEFNHEALANFTQIDFDREIAFVVVREEQGVPAIIGVSRALINPENTDAEFAILIRSDLKGVGLGRILLTKVIDYCRAKQTNQMSGMTMPTNRGMLTLAQKLGFKLDISFEDGTADMVLPLFE